One stretch of Harmonia axyridis chromosome 1, icHarAxyr1.1, whole genome shotgun sequence DNA includes these proteins:
- the LOC123675252 gene encoding cyclin-Q isoform X1: protein MKDVIDVMELQRGKERKAPVIDYRNLDFDRGFTPARFIFECGIKLHAQPLTLATAAVLMHRFFKSVDHTNYDCFLIAASSLYLAGKVKDDPLKIRDIINVAHNTLHRGSTPLEIGEEYWSMRDGIVQTELLLMRVLKFEVSIVHPHKYMLHYLKSLESWVGKEAWNSSPLARTSAAFLQDFHHDPSILEYEPQHIAIACISLALQVLGIRLPLIEENDETWFTIFCKDLQKDKNWEIMEKIMETYNREPESA, encoded by the exons ATGAAGGACGTTATAGATGTGATGGAATTGCAGAGAGGAAAGGAAAGAAAAGCTCCAGTTATAGACTACCGTAATTTAGATTTCGATAGAGGTTTTACTCCAGCAAGATTCATATTCGAATGTGGTATAAAATTACATGCACAACCTTTAACACTTGCTACAGCAGCTGTATTAATGCATAGGTTCTTCAAGTCAGTCGACCACACGAATTATGATTGTTTT ttGATTGCAGCATCATCTCTATACTTAGCTGGGAAGGTAAAAGACGACCCACTTAAAATCAGAGATATAATAAATGTAGCTCATAACACACTGCATAGAGGAAGTACTCCATTAGAAATTGGGGAAGAATATTGGAGCATGAGGGATGGCATTGTTCAGACAGAGTTGTTGTTgatgagagttctaaaatttgAAGTTTCAATAGTTCACCCACATAAATACATGTTACACTACCTCAAATCGTTAGAAAGTTGGGTTGGAAAAGAAGCCTGGAACTCATCACCTTTGGCGAGAACTTCAGCGGCTTTCTTACAAGATTTCCATCATGATCCCAGTATTTTGGAGTACGAACCACAACACATTGCCATCGCTTGTATTTCCTTAGCTTTGCAAGTACTTGGCATAAGACTACCACTGATTGAAGAAAATGACGAGACATGGTTTACCATATTCTGCAAGGACTTGCAGAAGGATAAAAATTGGGAAATCatggaaaaaataatggaaacTTATAACAGAGAACCGGAATCGGCTTGA
- the LOC123675252 gene encoding cyclin-Q isoform X2, giving the protein MELQRGKERKAPVIDYRNLDFDRGFTPARFIFECGIKLHAQPLTLATAAVLMHRFFKSVDHTNYDCFLIAASSLYLAGKVKDDPLKIRDIINVAHNTLHRGSTPLEIGEEYWSMRDGIVQTELLLMRVLKFEVSIVHPHKYMLHYLKSLESWVGKEAWNSSPLARTSAAFLQDFHHDPSILEYEPQHIAIACISLALQVLGIRLPLIEENDETWFTIFCKDLQKDKNWEIMEKIMETYNREPESA; this is encoded by the exons ATGGAATTGCAGAGAGGAAAGGAAAGAAAAGCTCCAGTTATAGACTACCGTAATTTAGATTTCGATAGAGGTTTTACTCCAGCAAGATTCATATTCGAATGTGGTATAAAATTACATGCACAACCTTTAACACTTGCTACAGCAGCTGTATTAATGCATAGGTTCTTCAAGTCAGTCGACCACACGAATTATGATTGTTTT ttGATTGCAGCATCATCTCTATACTTAGCTGGGAAGGTAAAAGACGACCCACTTAAAATCAGAGATATAATAAATGTAGCTCATAACACACTGCATAGAGGAAGTACTCCATTAGAAATTGGGGAAGAATATTGGAGCATGAGGGATGGCATTGTTCAGACAGAGTTGTTGTTgatgagagttctaaaatttgAAGTTTCAATAGTTCACCCACATAAATACATGTTACACTACCTCAAATCGTTAGAAAGTTGGGTTGGAAAAGAAGCCTGGAACTCATCACCTTTGGCGAGAACTTCAGCGGCTTTCTTACAAGATTTCCATCATGATCCCAGTATTTTGGAGTACGAACCACAACACATTGCCATCGCTTGTATTTCCTTAGCTTTGCAAGTACTTGGCATAAGACTACCACTGATTGAAGAAAATGACGAGACATGGTTTACCATATTCTGCAAGGACTTGCAGAAGGATAAAAATTGGGAAATCatggaaaaaataatggaaacTTATAACAGAGAACCGGAATCGGCTTGA